In Vigna unguiculata cultivar IT97K-499-35 chromosome 3, ASM411807v1, whole genome shotgun sequence, a single genomic region encodes these proteins:
- the LOC114177658 gene encoding trafficking protein particle complex subunit 11: MEEYPEEVRTPPVTLVSLVGCPEFQTLISTHFLSAQPPINTLALPDVSKIIHLFNNKKDPDPTATSPSPVLPGILKRDWLLKHRTKSPALLAALFPSHHLTGDPAQWLQLCSDLDSIKALIRGKSIKFAVVVVVSSNADEISEDRMIALRKRAEVDAKYVIVLNPNDTANLKVSLHRLASTFSELAVAYYREEGRRIKHRIEKKNANSVELIVRYCFKVAVYAEFRSDWTEALKFYEEAYHTLREIVGVTTRLPAIQRLVEIKTISEQLYFKISTLLLHSGKVAEAVGWFRQHKNAYKRLVGAPEGIFLHWEWMSRQFLVFGELLETSSKITQGSPILSTLSKPMSEWEYYPAYYYQLAAHYLSEKRSALELAISMSETSNENDSVVESVVPSVYVGQFARLLEHGDNVDMLPLSDEEYICYAISEGKRFRDSLEIIALLKKAYESYSSNKILRMSSFCGFQMAREYFSEADISNAKQIFDTIATLYRKEGWVTLLWDVLGYLRECSRKNGAIKDFVEYSLEMAALPVSSDTGVRRDTGPAGAANLLQREIVHNEVFELVSGASGLATNEHQSNLKISTDESLQLEVDLVSPLRLVMLASVAFHEQSIKPGSSTLITVSLLSHLPLTVEIDGLEIQFNQSKCNFFVTNGQKPRSVEVSDGIQHHRTETAPSLSLESNKWLRLTYDIQSDQSGKLECLSVTAKIGSHLSICCRAESPASLDSLPLWTSENSVQTVPIKDPILVLSGQKYTQVEEQDPQVDLHLGASSPALVGEVFLVPVTLVSKGHDVYSGELKINLVDVKGGGLFSPRDNEPYALDSHHVQLLGISGPEGEDDSHLDSDKIKKIQQSFGLISVPIIKNGDSWSCKLEIKWHRPKPIMLYVSLGYTPYHNELNTQTVHVHKHLQIEGHNAIVLNHHYLMPFRRDPLLLSKSKQASGSNHSESLPLNQKNVLIVSAKNCTELPLRLKSMRIEVEDDAERTCSIQHGSEEFANPALLVPGEVFKKVFSVSSNMNISKLSVGTVCLKWRRDLGIEEKCASTSTVSWVMTKQKLPDVNLELPPLIVSFECPPYAVVGDPFTYYIRISNQTQLLQEIKYSLGDAQSFVLSGYHNDTIYVLPKSEHILSYKLVPLVSGMQQLPKFSMTSVRYSAAYQPSNSSNSLFIFPSKPHFKAAVSSNSRMQSVVNE, encoded by the exons ATGGAAGAGTACCCGGAAGAGGTGCGCACTCCGCCGGTGACGTTGGTGTCTTTGGTGGGGTGCCCGGAGTTCCAAACCCTCATCTCTACCCACTTCTTGTCAGCGCAGCCTCCCATCAACACCCTCGCCCTCCCCGACGTCTCCAAAATCATCCATCTCTTCAACAACAAAAAGGACCCGGATCCAACTGCCACGTCACCCTCGCCCGTCCTTCCCGGCATCCTCAAACGCGATTGGCTCCTCAAACACCGCACCAAATCCCCCGCTCTCCTCGCCGCTCTCTTCCCCTCACACCACCTCACCGGTGACCCCGCTCAGTGGCTCCAACTCTGCTCCGATCTCGATTCCATCAa GGCTTTGATTCGCGGGAAGAGCATCAAGTTCGCGGTGGTTGTCGTGGTGAGCAGCAATGCAGATGAGATCAGCGAAGATAGGATGATTGCCTTGCGGAAGCGCGCGGAGGTAGATGCCAAATATGTCATCGTTTTGAACCCTAACGACACTGCCAATCTCAAAGTCTCTCTTCACAG GCTGGCGAGTACGTTTTCTGAATTGGCCGTCGCGTATTATAGAGAAGAAGGGAGAAGGATTAAGCACCGGATAGAGAAGAAGAATGCTAACTCGGTTGAGTTGATTGTTCGCTACTGTTTCAAA GTTGCTGTATATGCAGAATTTCGAAGTGACTGGACAGAAGCATTGAAATTTTATGAGGAGGCCTATCATACGCTGCGAGAG ATTGTTGGGGTGACAACAAGGTTGCCAGCAATACAACGCTTAGTTGAGATAAAAACTATATCTGaacaattatatttcaaaatatcaaccTTGTTACTGCACAGTGGGAAGGTTGCAGAAGCAGTGGGGTGGTTTCGCCAGCATAAGAATGCATATAAAAGGCTTGTTGGTGCACCAGAAGGAATATTTCTTCACTGGGAGTGGATGAGTAGGCAGTTTTTGGTATTTGGTGAATTGTTGGAGACAAGTTCAAAAATAACTCAAGGCTCACCTATCCTTAGTACTTTATCCAAACCTATGTCTGAATGGGAATATTATCCCGCCTATTACTACCAA TTAGCAGCTCACTACTTGAGCGAGAAGAGATCAGCGCTGGAGCTTGCAATCTCAATGTCAGAAACTAGCAATGAGAATGATAGTGTTGTTGAGTCTGTTGTTCCTTCAGTGTATGTGGGTCAATTTGCCCGATTACTTGAGCATGGAGATAATGTTGATATGCTACC TCTCAGTGATGAAGAATACATCTGCTATGCCATCTCTGAAGGAAAAAGGTTTCGAGACTCACTTGAAATTATAGCGCTTCTTAAAAAAGCATATGAATCCTACAGCAGTAATAAAATTCTGAGGATGAGCTCTTTTTGTGGGTTCCAGATGGCCAGAGAATATTTTTCTGAAGCTGACAtcagtaatgcaaaacaaatttttgataCTATAGCAACCCTATACAGAAAAGAGGGTTGGGTAACTTTATTATGGGATGTCTTGGGTTACCTGCGAGAATGCTCTAGGAAAAATGGTGCTATTAAAGATTTTGTGGAGTATTCCCTTGAAATGGCTGCTTTGCCAGTATCATCTGATACTGGTGTCCGGCGAGACACTGGTCCAGCTGGTGCTGCAAATTTACTGCAAAGAGAAATTGTACACAATGAGGTTTTTGAGCTTGTCAGTGGAGCTTCAGGATTGGCAACAAATGAACACCAAAGTAATTTGAAGATCTCAACAGATGAATCACTTCAGCTTGAGGTTGATCTTGTCAGTCCTCTTAGGTTGGTGATGCTGGCATCAGTTGCTTTCCATGAACAGTCAATCAAGCCTGGGTCATCAACCTTGATTACAGTATCACTTCTTTCGCACTTACCCCTTACTGTTGAGATTGATGGATTAGAAatccaattcaaccaatcaaaGTGCAATTTCTTTGTTACAAATGGCCAAAAGCCTCGGTCAGTAGAAGTTAGTGATGGTATTCAACATCATCGAACAGAGACAGCACCATCACTTTCCCTTGAATCAAACAAATGGCTAAGGTTGACCTATGATATCCAAAGTG ATCAAAGTGGAAAACTTGAATGCCTATCTGTTACTGCAAAAATTGGATCACACTTGTCAATCTGCTGTAGAGCTGAAAGCCCTGCTTCTCTGGATAGTTTACCTCTTTGGACATCGGAGAATTCTGTACAAACTGTTCCAATAAAGGATCCTATTCTTGTGTTATCTGGTCAGAAGTACACCCAAGTTGAAGAACAAGACCCACAAGTAGATCTGCATCTTGGTGCCTCAAGTCCTGCATTGGTGGGAGAAGTTTTCTTGGTACCTGTAACATTGGTTTCTAAAGGACACGATGTCTACTCAGGTGAATTGAAGATAAATCTCGTGGATGTGAAGGGGGGTGGCTTGTTTAGTCCAAGGGACAATGAGCCATATGCTTTGGATAGTCATCATGTTCAGCTGCTTGGTATATCTGGACCGGAAGGAGAAGATGATTCTCACTTAGATTCtgacaaaataaagaaaatacagCAATCATTTGGATTAATTTCCGTTCCCATTATTAAAAATGGGGATTCCTGGTCATGCAAATTAGAAATCAAGTGGCACCGACCTAAACCAATTATGCTATATGTATCTTTGGGTTATACTCCTTACCATAATGAATTAAATACACAGACAGTCCATGTTCACAAGCACTTGCAAATTGAAGGGCACAATGCTATTGTTCTTAACCATCATTATTTGATGCCATTCAGACGAGACCCATTGCTACTCTCTAAGAGCAAGCAAGCCTCAGGGTCTAATCATTCAGAATCACTTCCTTTGAATCAAAAGAATGTGCTCATTGTTAGCGCTAAAAACTGCACTGAGTTGCCGTTAAGGTTGAAGTCCATGCGCATAGAAGTAGAGGATGATGCCGAAAGGACGTGTTCTATTCAACATGGAAGCGAGGAGTTTGCAAATCCCGCACTTCTTGTTCCTGGGGAAGTGTTCAAGAAGGTTTTCTCAGTCAGTTCCAATATGAACATTTCTAAGCTCAGTGTCGGAACTGTGTGTTTGAAATGGAGGAGAGACCTTGGGATTGAAGAGAAATGTGCTTCTACTTCAACAGTATCTTGGGTTATGACTAAACAAAAGCTGCCAGATGTGAACTTGGAGTTACCTCCATTGATTGTTAGTTTTGAATGCCCCCCTTATGCCGTCGTAGGAGATCCCTTTACGTATTATATTAGAATTTCGAACCAGACACAATTACTGCAAGAAATCAAATACTCACTTGGGGACGCACAGAGTTTTGTATTATCCGGATATCACAATGATACTATATATGTTCTTCCAAAATCTGAGCACATTCTCAGTTACAAACTTGTCCCACTTGTCTCAGGCATGCAACAGTTACCTAAATTTTCTATGACTTCAGTGAGATATTCAGCAGCATACCAGCCTTCAAATTCTTCCaattctctttttattttcccttccaaGCCTCATTTCAAGGCTGCAGTCTCAAGTAACTCTCGGATGCAGTCAGTAGTTAACGAATAG
- the LOC114178451 gene encoding RNA polymerase I-specific transcription initiation factor RRN3-like isoform X2 produces MVGVRVSNKEEFPVMEKGGYSDSQLVSHFKGLLVAVTTGDRENYDELVGYLHPKKNLSPDEVAVLVTTLKALSGAVSFIDSFHHESLLFAVSRMSLWNYGTEVMDALLELIVSLAASNGKYIDWCLEMLVKHFVPPFYIFDSLKQENGIDRKDKVLSRVHAALKDIADLVPLAPLRLSPIVVQNMPSVFSNEPETVMYVENMLKLESGAVGETVGSTMLPALVDRLLELDVEIGWDGILQEDTRGIFDMELEDICKFTDEDENFDSMSEMLNRKNLQGNLVVQKLDSLIVLAFLHLESCQSSGRLAEVFDILLPSFQRTVLNAYNSKFTQFVMFYACALDPEGCGVKYAMVLADVFSYDVNPPITRMSAVAYLASYLSRAKFLSAAMVTTIIQSLVDWCYAYCKLRDFDMNPRAHQVFYSGCQAIMYILCFRLRSLMDIPRLKLQLLNMPMEAIWKHKLSPLKVCLPTVVVEFLRQAKAAQLFMASDSFVFNDVLESDLSKAYGGMDRLDMFFPFDPCLLKKSERNTEEIIDDDDMVVTVEDLDFNPDLNKMSITPKNSLKYGMRMPARIRPSTSPESL; encoded by the exons GGTGATAGAGAGAATTATGATGAGCTCGTTGGTTATTTGCACCCAAAGAAGAATCTTAGTCCTGATGAGGTTGCGGTACTTGTG ACAACTTTGAAGGCACTTTCTGGAGCAGTGTCCTTTATAGATTCATTTCATCACGAATCCCTTCTCTTTGCT GTTTCAAGAATGAGCCTCTGGAATTATGGAACTGAGGTTATGGATGCACTTCTGGAACTCATTGTATCTTTG GCTGCTTCCAATGGAAAATACATTGATTGGTGTTTGGAAATGCTTGTGAAACATTTTGTGCCGCCTTTTTACATCTTTGATTCTCTAAAACAAGAGAATGGAATTGATAGGAAAGATAAAGTTCTGTCTCGGGTGCATGCGGCTTTGAAAGATATAGCTGATTTGGTGCCTCTTGCACCCTTGCGACTTTCTCCTATAGTTGTCCAGAATATGCCTAGTGTCTTTAGTAATGAACCT GAGACTGTCATGTATGTTGAGAATATGTTAAAGCTGGAGAGTGGTGCAGTTGGAGAAACTGTTGGTTCTACGATGCTGCCTGCTCTTGTGGATAGGTTGCTAGAGTTGGAT GTGGAAATTGGATGGGATGGAATCTTGCAAGAAGATACCAGAGGCATATTTGATATGGAGTTAGAAGACATTTGTAAATTTACAGACGAGGATGAGAATTTTGATAGTATG TCAGAGATGTTAAATAGGAAAAATTTGCAAGGCAACCTGGTTGTTCAAAAGTTAGATAGTCTAATAGTGTTGGCTTTCTTGCACCTTGAATCCTGTCAAAGTAGTGGCCGTTTGGCTGAG GTATTCGATATTCTACTACCTTCATTTCAGAGAACTGTATTGAATGCATACAACTCAAAATTTACCCAG TTTGTGATGTTCTATGCGTGTGCATTGGACCCTGAAGGTTGTGGTGTGAAATATGCCATGGTTCTTGCAGATGTGTTTAGTTATGATGTTAATCCCCCTATTACAAG GATGAGTGCTGTTGCTTATCTTGCTAGTTATCTGTCTCGTGCTAAGTTCCTTTCTGCTGCAATGGTCACTACCATCATACAAAG CTTGGTTGATTGGTGCTATGCTTATTGCAAATTACGTGATTTTGATATGAACCCACGAGCACATCAAGTTTTTTATTCAGGGTGCCAG GCCATCATGTATATTCTGTGTTTTCGCTTGAGATCTTTGATGGACATTCCTAGGCTTAAATTGCAGCTACTTAATATGCCCATGGAGGCAATCTGGAAACATAAATTGAGTCCGTTGAAG GTTTGTTTGCCTACTGTAGTAGTTGAGTTTCTCAGACAGGCAAAGGCTGCTCAACTTTTCATGGCATCAGACTCATTTGTTTTCAATGATGTGCTGGAGTCTGATCTTTCCAAGGCTTATGGCGGGATGGATAGACTCGACATGTTCTTTCCATTTGATCCATGTTTGTTGAAGAAAAGTGAAAG GAATACAGAAGAGattattgatgatgatgatatggTGGTCACCGTTGAAGATCTTGATTTCAACCCTGACTTGAACAAAATGTCCATTACGCCCAAAAATTCGTTGAAATATGGTATGCGAATGCCAGCAAGAATCAGACCTTCCACTAGTCCAGAGTCTCTATAA
- the LOC114178451 gene encoding RNA polymerase I-specific transcription initiation factor RRN3-like isoform X3, with protein MVGVRVSNKEEFPVMEKGGYSDSQLVSHFKGLLVAVTTGDRENYDELVGYLHPKKNLSPDEVAVLVTTLKALSGAVSFIDSFHHESLLFAVSRMSLWNYGTEVMDALLELIVSLAASNGKYIDWCLEMLVKHFVPPFYIFDSLKQENGIDRKDKVLSRVHAALKDIADLVPLAPLRLSPIVVQNMPSVFSNEPETVMYVENMLKLESGAVGETVGSTMLPALVDRLLELDVEIGWDGILQEDTRGIFDMELEDICKFTDEDENFDSMVFDILLPSFQRTVLNAYNSKFTQFVMFYACALDPEGCGVKYAMVLADVFSYDVNPPITRMSAVAYLASYLSRAKFLSAAMVTTIIQSLVDWCYAYCKLRDFDMNPRAHQVFYSGCQAIMYILCFRLRSLMDIPRLKLQLLNMPMEAIWKHKLSPLKVCLPTVVVEFLRQAKAAQLFMASDSFVFNDVLESDLSKAYGGMDRLDMFFPFDPCLLKKSESYIRPHFVRWSKVRTTYDDDIDEVSDNDSEVSDDDFVGRNTEEIIDDDDMVVTVEDLDFNPDLNKMSITPKNSLKYGMRMPARIRPSTSPESL; from the exons GGTGATAGAGAGAATTATGATGAGCTCGTTGGTTATTTGCACCCAAAGAAGAATCTTAGTCCTGATGAGGTTGCGGTACTTGTG ACAACTTTGAAGGCACTTTCTGGAGCAGTGTCCTTTATAGATTCATTTCATCACGAATCCCTTCTCTTTGCT GTTTCAAGAATGAGCCTCTGGAATTATGGAACTGAGGTTATGGATGCACTTCTGGAACTCATTGTATCTTTG GCTGCTTCCAATGGAAAATACATTGATTGGTGTTTGGAAATGCTTGTGAAACATTTTGTGCCGCCTTTTTACATCTTTGATTCTCTAAAACAAGAGAATGGAATTGATAGGAAAGATAAAGTTCTGTCTCGGGTGCATGCGGCTTTGAAAGATATAGCTGATTTGGTGCCTCTTGCACCCTTGCGACTTTCTCCTATAGTTGTCCAGAATATGCCTAGTGTCTTTAGTAATGAACCT GAGACTGTCATGTATGTTGAGAATATGTTAAAGCTGGAGAGTGGTGCAGTTGGAGAAACTGTTGGTTCTACGATGCTGCCTGCTCTTGTGGATAGGTTGCTAGAGTTGGAT GTGGAAATTGGATGGGATGGAATCTTGCAAGAAGATACCAGAGGCATATTTGATATGGAGTTAGAAGACATTTGTAAATTTACAGACGAGGATGAGAATTTTGATAGTATG GTATTCGATATTCTACTACCTTCATTTCAGAGAACTGTATTGAATGCATACAACTCAAAATTTACCCAG TTTGTGATGTTCTATGCGTGTGCATTGGACCCTGAAGGTTGTGGTGTGAAATATGCCATGGTTCTTGCAGATGTGTTTAGTTATGATGTTAATCCCCCTATTACAAG GATGAGTGCTGTTGCTTATCTTGCTAGTTATCTGTCTCGTGCTAAGTTCCTTTCTGCTGCAATGGTCACTACCATCATACAAAG CTTGGTTGATTGGTGCTATGCTTATTGCAAATTACGTGATTTTGATATGAACCCACGAGCACATCAAGTTTTTTATTCAGGGTGCCAG GCCATCATGTATATTCTGTGTTTTCGCTTGAGATCTTTGATGGACATTCCTAGGCTTAAATTGCAGCTACTTAATATGCCCATGGAGGCAATCTGGAAACATAAATTGAGTCCGTTGAAG GTTTGTTTGCCTACTGTAGTAGTTGAGTTTCTCAGACAGGCAAAGGCTGCTCAACTTTTCATGGCATCAGACTCATTTGTTTTCAATGATGTGCTGGAGTCTGATCTTTCCAAGGCTTATGGCGGGATGGATAGACTCGACATGTTCTTTCCATTTGATCCATGTTTGTTGAAGAAAAGTGAAAG CTACATAAGACCACATTTTGTTCGCTGGTCCAAAGTCAGAACTACGTACGATGATGACATTGACGAAGTAAGTGACAATGATAGTGAAGTATCAGATGATGATTTTGTTGGCAGGAATACAGAAGAGattattgatgatgatgatatggTGGTCACCGTTGAAGATCTTGATTTCAACCCTGACTTGAACAAAATGTCCATTACGCCCAAAAATTCGTTGAAATATGGTATGCGAATGCCAGCAAGAATCAGACCTTCCACTAGTCCAGAGTCTCTATAA
- the LOC114178451 gene encoding RNA polymerase I-specific transcription initiation factor RRN3-like isoform X1, whose protein sequence is MVGVRVSNKEEFPVMEKGGYSDSQLVSHFKGLLVAVTTGDRENYDELVGYLHPKKNLSPDEVAVLVTTLKALSGAVSFIDSFHHESLLFAVSRMSLWNYGTEVMDALLELIVSLAASNGKYIDWCLEMLVKHFVPPFYIFDSLKQENGIDRKDKVLSRVHAALKDIADLVPLAPLRLSPIVVQNMPSVFSNEPETVMYVENMLKLESGAVGETVGSTMLPALVDRLLELDVEIGWDGILQEDTRGIFDMELEDICKFTDEDENFDSMSEMLNRKNLQGNLVVQKLDSLIVLAFLHLESCQSSGRLAEVFDILLPSFQRTVLNAYNSKFTQFVMFYACALDPEGCGVKYAMVLADVFSYDVNPPITRMSAVAYLASYLSRAKFLSAAMVTTIIQSLVDWCYAYCKLRDFDMNPRAHQVFYSGCQAIMYILCFRLRSLMDIPRLKLQLLNMPMEAIWKHKLSPLKVCLPTVVVEFLRQAKAAQLFMASDSFVFNDVLESDLSKAYGGMDRLDMFFPFDPCLLKKSESYIRPHFVRWSKVRTTYDDDIDEVSDNDSEVSDDDFVGRNTEEIIDDDDMVVTVEDLDFNPDLNKMSITPKNSLKYGMRMPARIRPSTSPESL, encoded by the exons GGTGATAGAGAGAATTATGATGAGCTCGTTGGTTATTTGCACCCAAAGAAGAATCTTAGTCCTGATGAGGTTGCGGTACTTGTG ACAACTTTGAAGGCACTTTCTGGAGCAGTGTCCTTTATAGATTCATTTCATCACGAATCCCTTCTCTTTGCT GTTTCAAGAATGAGCCTCTGGAATTATGGAACTGAGGTTATGGATGCACTTCTGGAACTCATTGTATCTTTG GCTGCTTCCAATGGAAAATACATTGATTGGTGTTTGGAAATGCTTGTGAAACATTTTGTGCCGCCTTTTTACATCTTTGATTCTCTAAAACAAGAGAATGGAATTGATAGGAAAGATAAAGTTCTGTCTCGGGTGCATGCGGCTTTGAAAGATATAGCTGATTTGGTGCCTCTTGCACCCTTGCGACTTTCTCCTATAGTTGTCCAGAATATGCCTAGTGTCTTTAGTAATGAACCT GAGACTGTCATGTATGTTGAGAATATGTTAAAGCTGGAGAGTGGTGCAGTTGGAGAAACTGTTGGTTCTACGATGCTGCCTGCTCTTGTGGATAGGTTGCTAGAGTTGGAT GTGGAAATTGGATGGGATGGAATCTTGCAAGAAGATACCAGAGGCATATTTGATATGGAGTTAGAAGACATTTGTAAATTTACAGACGAGGATGAGAATTTTGATAGTATG TCAGAGATGTTAAATAGGAAAAATTTGCAAGGCAACCTGGTTGTTCAAAAGTTAGATAGTCTAATAGTGTTGGCTTTCTTGCACCTTGAATCCTGTCAAAGTAGTGGCCGTTTGGCTGAG GTATTCGATATTCTACTACCTTCATTTCAGAGAACTGTATTGAATGCATACAACTCAAAATTTACCCAG TTTGTGATGTTCTATGCGTGTGCATTGGACCCTGAAGGTTGTGGTGTGAAATATGCCATGGTTCTTGCAGATGTGTTTAGTTATGATGTTAATCCCCCTATTACAAG GATGAGTGCTGTTGCTTATCTTGCTAGTTATCTGTCTCGTGCTAAGTTCCTTTCTGCTGCAATGGTCACTACCATCATACAAAG CTTGGTTGATTGGTGCTATGCTTATTGCAAATTACGTGATTTTGATATGAACCCACGAGCACATCAAGTTTTTTATTCAGGGTGCCAG GCCATCATGTATATTCTGTGTTTTCGCTTGAGATCTTTGATGGACATTCCTAGGCTTAAATTGCAGCTACTTAATATGCCCATGGAGGCAATCTGGAAACATAAATTGAGTCCGTTGAAG GTTTGTTTGCCTACTGTAGTAGTTGAGTTTCTCAGACAGGCAAAGGCTGCTCAACTTTTCATGGCATCAGACTCATTTGTTTTCAATGATGTGCTGGAGTCTGATCTTTCCAAGGCTTATGGCGGGATGGATAGACTCGACATGTTCTTTCCATTTGATCCATGTTTGTTGAAGAAAAGTGAAAG CTACATAAGACCACATTTTGTTCGCTGGTCCAAAGTCAGAACTACGTACGATGATGACATTGACGAAGTAAGTGACAATGATAGTGAAGTATCAGATGATGATTTTGTTGGCAGGAATACAGAAGAGattattgatgatgatgatatggTGGTCACCGTTGAAGATCTTGATTTCAACCCTGACTTGAACAAAATGTCCATTACGCCCAAAAATTCGTTGAAATATGGTATGCGAATGCCAGCAAGAATCAGACCTTCCACTAGTCCAGAGTCTCTATAA